The following proteins are co-located in the Leptospira weilii genome:
- a CDS encoding O-antigen ligase family protein, translating into MSLLLNLKTIPLVVLTFSLALLFFFDPSNPSLSRDSVVFSFFVWFVSLGISFRKKKLRVHPLFLLACLLLIGLSTVNGINRAPVVYFSQKLNLKLLYVAALCLAIYLFLKNVHPIFLFVHTVAFACSPPLFSSIKSVPLLLFVAASLFYLTPKKIRLRKLYVIVSISFFVLLISSLLSYKSQAALLQLCLLFSGILIFFLLSSYPSLFIKKGLLLILSSNLLLNTVNLFSAVHTIWPFDFLQPSLLLTYAGFPVSSIAVISAFSALVAFYTASQYGRYSWFLIPGGLIAIYLTYFNHSRASLLAFGLAILCIFLFRWSKRKVFFRIFIPAFCLIVLFSVVSVFFFPQEAASQYFDPKTLLIRFSLWNFHFQSVLQNSPIFGIGLDADSLLAHLPGAHSEKIGYDDFYKFLHSFRSYPQAHNLYVETFTSLGILGSLFFLWITLYLSLLSYRMLVSKSKKIFDIGIFISGVLVFVAVHEFFDYNLGEQHFFVPVVLALSLIRTRSSSTMGTFRQNSSFKAVYAVSLVLLGYLSFQLVWEQRLRNLIIASIQDEIEFDNFLIYKEKKVSGNRKKFSHPIEEITNNQIWIRSEENLVLASLILRKSPGHSDLMESFLDRCVRKNPYSSVCWKEKVDVLKKKDPNLDIRKELEEGKKTDPFHIIFTE; encoded by the coding sequence ATGAGTCTGCTTCTCAACTTAAAAACGATTCCACTTGTAGTACTTACTTTTTCTCTCGCTTTGTTGTTTTTTTTCGATCCTTCGAATCCCTCTCTTTCCAGAGATTCGGTGGTATTTAGTTTTTTTGTTTGGTTTGTCTCATTAGGAATTTCGTTTCGGAAAAAGAAACTCAGAGTTCATCCTCTTTTCCTTTTGGCCTGTCTATTATTAATCGGACTTTCTACGGTCAACGGAATCAACCGGGCTCCGGTCGTCTACTTTTCCCAAAAGTTAAATTTAAAACTTCTCTATGTAGCGGCTTTGTGTCTTGCGATTTATTTATTCCTTAAAAACGTCCATCCGATCTTCCTATTCGTTCACACCGTTGCGTTTGCATGCTCCCCCCCTCTTTTTTCAAGCATCAAATCGGTTCCGCTTTTACTCTTCGTAGCCGCTTCCTTATTTTATCTTACTCCGAAAAAAATTCGGCTTCGTAAATTGTATGTCATCGTTTCCATTTCCTTTTTTGTGCTACTGATTTCGTCCTTACTTTCCTACAAATCCCAAGCGGCCCTCTTGCAACTTTGTCTTTTGTTTTCAGGAATTCTGATTTTCTTTTTGCTTTCTTCTTATCCGAGTCTGTTTATTAAAAAAGGACTTCTTTTGATCCTTTCCTCAAATCTTCTTTTGAATACCGTAAACTTGTTCTCCGCGGTTCACACGATCTGGCCCTTTGATTTTTTGCAACCTTCTCTTTTGCTTACCTACGCGGGTTTCCCCGTGTCGTCGATCGCGGTGATATCCGCATTTTCCGCGTTAGTCGCCTTTTACACAGCGTCCCAATATGGCCGGTATTCCTGGTTTTTAATTCCGGGAGGTCTCATTGCAATTTATCTTACGTACTTCAATCATTCGCGCGCAAGTTTATTGGCTTTTGGCCTCGCTATCCTTTGTATTTTTCTTTTCCGTTGGAGTAAAAGGAAAGTTTTCTTTCGGATTTTCATTCCGGCATTCTGTCTAATCGTTCTATTTTCGGTCGTAAGCGTGTTTTTCTTTCCCCAAGAAGCCGCTTCCCAGTATTTCGATCCAAAAACACTTCTCATTCGATTTTCCCTGTGGAACTTCCACTTTCAATCGGTGCTTCAAAATTCTCCGATCTTCGGAATTGGATTGGATGCGGATTCTCTTTTGGCTCATCTGCCCGGAGCGCATTCAGAAAAAATCGGCTACGACGATTTTTATAAATTTCTGCATTCTTTCAGATCCTATCCGCAAGCTCATAATCTCTACGTGGAAACGTTTACGAGTCTCGGAATTTTAGGTTCCCTCTTTTTTCTTTGGATCACCCTTTATCTTTCTCTTCTCTCCTATCGAATGTTAGTTTCCAAAAGTAAGAAGATTTTCGATATAGGGATATTCATTTCAGGAGTTCTTGTGTTTGTGGCTGTTCACGAGTTCTTCGATTACAATTTGGGGGAACAACATTTCTTCGTCCCGGTAGTGCTTGCATTATCTTTGATTCGAACCCGATCCAGTTCTACGATGGGAACGTTTCGTCAGAACAGTTCGTTTAAGGCCGTTTACGCAGTCTCACTGGTTCTTTTGGGATATCTTTCTTTTCAGTTGGTCTGGGAACAAAGACTCAGAAATCTGATCATAGCCTCCATTCAAGACGAAATAGAATTTGATAATTTTCTAATATACAAAGAAAAAAAAGTTTCCGGAAACCGTAAAAAGTTTTCTCATCCGATCGAAGAAATCACTAACAATCAAATCTGGATCCGTTCCGAAGAAAATTTAGTCCTGGCGTCCCTAATTCTTCGTAAAAGTCCGGGCCATTCGGATTTGATGGAATCCTTCTTAGATCGCTGCGTCCGAAAAAATCCGTATTCTTCCGTTTGTTGGAAAGAAAAAGTCGATGTTCTTAAAAAAAAGGATCCGAATTTAGATATCCGAAAAGAATTGGAAGAAGGGAAAAAAACGGATCCGTTCCATATCATTTTTACGGAATAA
- a CDS encoding EAL domain-containing protein yields MIQSAEVFPKTKSEWDVWFQSGEIIPFFQPILSVERDSIFGYETLGRFRDQSGKIHSLGPFFLNAMSGVEDLQERREIYFLKRDIDRAIRKKALLHLLKNQNRFPEEKLFVNISPAYMRDHMEEEEMDPYTIRLVKELDIDPSKIVIEIVEEHFDGSIESLRPLISRYKEEGFLVAIDDLGSRSSNLDRIGIFHPDILKVDLQMLRHSVTSRNFQEILFTISRLSESLGCSLLFEGIENETELFQSLTYSARFLQGFYFAEALPNMVGQEGLKLRLSAVHEHFLNHKQNQLVRRIQLEKELEEKLDLSEILVNEEEELCSIQIGNPGLLSDFVFRIYVTNLIGSQVSPNYMKIEDLSVDVDHSFVGRNWSWRPYFLEQLYKSMKNTQAKWIISNPYYDLNYETLLVTYSKKISDKNVLFVDIQFIEY; encoded by the coding sequence ATGATTCAATCTGCCGAAGTATTTCCAAAAACGAAATCGGAATGGGATGTTTGGTTCCAATCCGGGGAGATCATTCCCTTCTTTCAACCGATTCTGTCGGTGGAAAGAGATTCTATTTTCGGTTATGAAACTCTGGGAAGGTTTCGGGATCAATCCGGAAAAATTCATTCCTTAGGACCTTTCTTTTTAAATGCAATGTCTGGAGTGGAGGATCTTCAGGAAAGAAGAGAAATCTACTTTCTCAAAAGGGATATCGATCGGGCTATTCGTAAAAAAGCTCTTCTCCATCTTTTGAAAAATCAGAATCGATTTCCGGAAGAGAAGTTATTCGTAAACATTTCTCCCGCGTACATGAGAGATCATATGGAAGAGGAGGAAATGGATCCTTACACGATCCGACTTGTAAAAGAGTTGGATATCGATCCTTCTAAGATCGTTATTGAAATCGTGGAGGAACATTTCGACGGAAGTATTGAAAGTTTAAGACCTTTAATTTCCCGCTATAAGGAAGAAGGTTTTTTGGTGGCGATCGACGATTTGGGTTCTCGTTCGTCCAATTTGGATCGGATCGGGATTTTTCATCCCGATATCCTGAAGGTGGATCTGCAGATGCTCAGGCATTCGGTTACATCACGAAACTTTCAGGAAATCCTTTTTACGATTTCGAGACTTTCAGAATCTCTCGGTTGTTCTCTTTTGTTTGAAGGAATCGAAAATGAAACAGAACTTTTTCAATCTCTGACTTATAGCGCACGTTTTTTGCAGGGATTTTATTTTGCCGAAGCGCTTCCGAACATGGTCGGTCAGGAAGGATTAAAACTAAGACTTTCCGCAGTGCATGAACATTTTTTAAATCACAAACAAAATCAGTTGGTGAGAAGGATTCAATTGGAAAAGGAATTGGAGGAAAAGTTGGATCTTTCCGAAATTCTTGTAAATGAGGAAGAAGAACTTTGTTCGATTCAAATCGGCAATCCGGGTCTTCTCAGCGATTTTGTGTTTCGAATTTATGTTACGAATCTTATTGGAAGTCAGGTTTCCCCGAACTACATGAAGATCGAAGACCTTTCCGTGGATGTGGATCATTCTTTTGTGGGAAGAAATTGGAGTTGGAGACCGTATTTTCTGGAACAGCTTTATAAGTCGATGAAAAACACTCAGGCGAAATGGATCATCAGCAATCCGTATTACGATCTCAATTACGAAACTCTTTTGGTGACCTATAGTAAAAAAATTTCGGACAAAAACGTATTATTCGTAGATATTCAATTTATTGAATATTAG
- a CDS encoding DUF1577 domain-containing protein, translating to METIQRKKREKETISDPTKKFHIISKFLVQTDIIARVPGSTIQIIKILQVSKDATKILIQTEIPNAFPLNSHVTLTKLLAKYVELNCEIIDERPNNQLILSVSDISIASKERSLSRISPPEGTVWITNIRTSRTTIDANLFNIPTSVKVNFADYETKLKSKYDFLKIDVFGTIGDKLDLVKKTRKILFIPNTQKEESYAAYDQEGFIDYASELGDAEDIRKKIIEYANQKIKSELIVPVIYLSHEEQAIPIGFVHAQNRNREIDILEVMEIKTLTFEMVDRIRESNTILVKERFPIVNISSGGLKVKINHPDLNQDLTKRAGFTFDIFFKMQAPLTAFGLIRSITKDAEGNLYVGLSIEGNSSRPGERKKYIDNVNRLLAESGQIHP from the coding sequence ATGGAAACGATTCAGAGAAAAAAAAGGGAGAAGGAAACGATCTCCGACCCCACTAAAAAGTTTCACATTATCTCAAAATTTCTCGTACAAACAGATATCATCGCACGTGTTCCCGGTTCCACAATTCAGATCATTAAAATCTTACAAGTTTCCAAAGACGCCACAAAAATACTGATCCAAACGGAAATACCGAACGCCTTTCCGTTAAATAGTCATGTCACCCTTACTAAACTCCTTGCAAAATACGTGGAGCTCAATTGCGAAATTATAGACGAAAGACCGAACAACCAATTGATTCTTTCCGTTTCGGACATCTCGATCGCAAGTAAAGAAAGGAGTCTCAGTCGAATATCGCCTCCCGAAGGGACCGTTTGGATTACAAATATCCGTACGAGCAGAACTACGATCGACGCGAATCTTTTTAACATTCCCACCTCCGTAAAGGTAAACTTTGCGGATTATGAAACGAAATTAAAATCAAAGTACGACTTTCTAAAAATCGACGTGTTCGGAACGATCGGAGACAAGTTAGATCTCGTTAAAAAAACGCGTAAGATTCTTTTTATCCCGAACACTCAGAAGGAAGAAAGTTATGCGGCCTATGACCAGGAAGGTTTTATCGACTACGCTTCCGAACTGGGAGACGCGGAAGACATTCGCAAAAAAATCATAGAATACGCAAATCAGAAGATCAAATCCGAACTGATCGTCCCCGTTATTTATTTGAGCCACGAGGAACAGGCGATCCCGATCGGATTCGTTCACGCCCAAAACCGAAATAGGGAAATCGACATCCTGGAAGTGATGGAAATTAAAACCCTCACTTTCGAAATGGTAGATCGAATCCGGGAATCCAATACGATCCTAGTCAAAGAAAGATTTCCAATCGTGAACATTTCCTCGGGAGGTCTTAAAGTTAAAATCAATCACCCGGACTTAAATCAAGATCTTACAAAAAGGGCAGGTTTTACGTTCGATATCTTTTTTAAGATGCAGGCTCCTCTCACCGCTTTCGGACTCATTCGTTCCATCACCAAGGATGCGGAGGGAAATCTTTACGTAGGCCTTTCGATCGAAGGAAATTCCTCAAGACCTGGGGAAAGAAAAAAATATATAGACAACGTCAATCGACTTCTTGCAGAAAGCGGCCAAATTCACCCCTGA